The following coding sequences are from one Prochlorococcus sp. MIT 0604 window:
- a CDS encoding phytanoyl-CoA dioxygenase family protein, protein MNYKIFNADIKNIPCIIENIINDGFAVINNIFTKKLIDLLFQELIKIPVEYSQIDPLTRLPIKTLHHFNMHNFGNHFRDLPINNFIDNINSNLLNDKFYKLPNNIKSNHIIGQYTARSAQEALNIHTDDRNPISNSKEPTWIQWLIPLQETNIKNGCTILKPRTHNITDSKIIENTELLPIELKPGQAVCWDGRLLHGALENQNSSTRWALIMTFTRWYIRQEFNMLASMDEKMIRNLSDREKYLYGATVSERWSPKEGMSAKGDINYANKKISQFLNIKN, encoded by the coding sequence ATGAATTATAAAATTTTTAATGCTGATATTAAAAATATTCCCTGCATAATTGAAAATATAATTAATGATGGATTTGCTGTAATAAATAATATTTTTACAAAAAAATTAATTGATTTACTATTTCAAGAACTAATTAAAATTCCAGTTGAGTATTCCCAAATAGATCCATTAACAAGATTACCAATCAAAACATTACATCATTTTAATATGCATAATTTTGGTAATCATTTTAGAGATTTACCTATTAATAATTTTATTGATAATATAAACTCAAATTTGCTTAATGATAAATTTTATAAACTTCCTAATAATATAAAAAGTAATCACATAATCGGACAATATACAGCAAGATCTGCTCAAGAGGCGTTAAATATTCATACAGATGACAGAAATCCAATTAGTAATTCAAAAGAACCAACCTGGATACAATGGTTGATCCCATTACAAGAAACTAATATTAAAAATGGTTGTACTATTTTGAAACCTAGAACCCATAATATTACTGATTCAAAGATTATTGAAAATACAGAATTACTTCCAATTGAGCTTAAACCAGGACAAGCAGTCTGTTGGGACGGACGACTTTTACATGGGGCTTTAGAGAATCAAAATTCATCTACTAGATGGGCATTGATAATGACCTTTACCAGATGGTATATAAGACAAGAATTTAATATGTTAGCCTCGATGGATGAAAAAATGATAAGAAATTTGAGTGATAGAGAAAAATATTTGTATGGTGCTACTGTTTCGGAAAGGTGGTCTCCCAAAGAGGGTATGTCTGCCAAGGGTGATATAAATTATGCTAATAAAAAAATATCTCAATTCCTAAATATTAAAAATTAA